One segment of Terriglobia bacterium DNA contains the following:
- a CDS encoding carbamoyltransferase encodes MNILGLSAFYHDSAACLVSDGDIVAAAQEERFTRKKHDPGFPAKAAEYCVSSSGLQPRDIDYVIFYDKPFLKFERLFETYLAFSPRGFRSFATSFPVWVKDKLFQKTVIVDDLKKCFGEEIDWQKRLCFSEHHLSHAASAFFPSPFEEAAILTMDGVGEWTTTSVFNGSGNHLSIQKEIHFPHSLGLLYSAFTYYTGFKVNSAEYKVMGLAPYGEPRYVDLIKSHLIDIKEDGSFHLDMKYFEYCTGLTMTNGRFNALFGGPPRHPEGELTQREMDLAASIQAVTEDIVIKLAKNVQRTTRQKNLCLAGGVALNCVANGKLLREGIFDDMWIQPAAGDAGGALGAALAAYHLMLDHPRDIKPGDSMKGAFLGPEFCQCEIEQRLIKAGAVFRTISEEELICSVAHALAEGKAVGWHQGRMEFGPRALGGRSIIADPRSPTMQKQLNLKVKYRESFRPFAPSVLREDLPNWFELDSDSPYMLLVANVVQAKQLAMSEEQRKLFGIDKLNVLRSEIPAVTHLDYSARIQTVHEETNPRYYRLISKFKQLTGCPVLVNTSFNVRGEPIVCSPEDAFRCFMGTELDVLAIGNTILQKADQQKSLARNNYKDAYELD; translated from the coding sequence ATGAATATTCTCGGCCTATCAGCTTTTTATCACGACTCCGCGGCCTGCCTGGTCTCAGATGGCGATATTGTCGCTGCTGCCCAGGAGGAACGGTTCACACGCAAGAAGCACGACCCCGGTTTCCCCGCCAAAGCTGCGGAATATTGTGTAAGCTCATCTGGTCTGCAGCCCAGGGATATCGACTATGTCATTTTCTATGACAAACCGTTCCTTAAATTTGAACGCCTATTCGAAACCTATCTGGCGTTTTCTCCAAGAGGGTTTCGGAGCTTTGCGACATCATTTCCGGTTTGGGTGAAAGACAAACTCTTCCAGAAAACTGTGATAGTTGACGATCTGAAAAAGTGCTTCGGCGAGGAGATAGACTGGCAGAAACGTTTATGCTTTTCCGAACACCATCTTAGCCATGCCGCATCGGCATTTTTTCCATCGCCTTTCGAAGAAGCGGCCATACTTACCATGGACGGGGTAGGCGAGTGGACAACAACTTCAGTCTTTAATGGTAGCGGCAATCACTTGTCGATCCAAAAAGAGATTCACTTCCCTCATTCTCTCGGACTGCTGTACTCGGCTTTTACCTACTACACTGGCTTCAAAGTCAACTCGGCCGAGTACAAAGTTATGGGCCTGGCCCCTTATGGGGAACCGCGTTATGTTGATCTAATCAAAAGCCACCTCATCGATATTAAAGAAGATGGGTCCTTCCATCTGGACATGAAGTATTTTGAATATTGCACCGGCCTGACGATGACAAACGGCCGATTCAATGCGCTCTTTGGCGGGCCGCCAAGACATCCAGAGGGCGAACTTACGCAGCGCGAGATGGATCTTGCGGCTTCGATTCAGGCCGTTACCGAAGATATTGTGATCAAGCTCGCCAAGAATGTCCAACGGACGACGCGACAGAAGAACTTGTGCCTTGCCGGTGGTGTAGCCCTGAACTGCGTTGCTAATGGGAAGCTCTTGCGAGAAGGAATCTTCGATGACATGTGGATTCAACCTGCTGCGGGTGATGCGGGTGGTGCACTAGGCGCGGCCCTCGCCGCTTACCATCTAATGCTCGATCACCCAAGGGACATCAAGCCAGGCGACAGCATGAAGGGAGCATTTCTTGGCCCCGAATTCTGTCAATGCGAAATTGAACAACGGTTGATCAAAGCTGGAGCTGTCTTCAGGACAATATCCGAGGAAGAGCTGATTTGCTCCGTTGCCCATGCGCTTGCGGAAGGAAAGGCAGTCGGCTGGCACCAGGGACGGATGGAGTTCGGTCCGCGAGCTCTCGGCGGGCGGTCCATTATCGCAGACCCGCGCTCGCCAACGATGCAAAAGCAGCTTAATCTAAAGGTGAAGTACAGAGAGTCATTTCGCCCCTTTGCGCCTAGCGTACTCCGGGAGGACTTACCCAATTGGTTCGAGCTTGATAGTGACAGCCCGTACATGCTTTTGGTTGCTAATGTAGTTCAAGCGAAACAGTTAGCCATGTCTGAAGAACAAAGAAAACTCTTCGGCATTGACAAGCTGAATGTCCTGCGGTCTGAAATTCCCGCGGTCACGCATCTGGACTACTCCGCTCGGATTCAAACCGTGCATGAAGAAACTAATCCAAGATACTACCGCTTGATTTCCAAATTCAAGCAGTTGACCGGCTGCCCGGTCCTGGTCAACACCTCATTCAATGTGCGGGGTGAACCAATTGTCTGCAGCCCCGAAGATGCTTTTCGCTGCTTTATGGGTACAGAGCTGGATGTGTTGGCGATAGGCAATACCATTTTGCAAAAAGCAGATCAACAAAAATCCCTGGCCAGAAATAACTACAAAGACGCCTATGAACTGGACTGA
- a CDS encoding cyclic peptide export ABC transporter, with the protein MNVIRFFARNARSKLLVAVIAGIISGLSSMVLLALFGNVLRGGNRYSTFTLLCVLLALCLFLPLTRFISEVILLRLAQAELFDLRMRLSRRVLQSALRRLEILGPEPLMTALTDDIPGIVEALQLIPPLCLNMAIALSGLIYLGWLSWQVLLLVLGFLALGLLVYHLPIRLCLKQWEGARDELNVLWGYFKDLTEGVKELKLHSRRRHVFLSQVLRRPAAARLKYLISAFNFHGMANSLGQMLVFAAIGVILFSSIGRHSGIGVPAGSIITVLYITSALQFVMNVIPPLGKADIALQTLDGLTRQLEGPGIQELQPDLATDAGPRCERLTLKAITHAYHSKQAKEAFTLGPIDINLKSGELVLVAGGNGSGKTTLAKIITGLYPAETGELLLDGQLVTDENREFYRQHFSAIFYDFYLFESLLGLEKPDLDKHARERLERLQLDRVVTVENGALSTTQLSQGQRKRLALLTATLEDRPIYVFDEWAADQDPEFKDFFYRDLLPDLKAQGKLVLIICHDDHYFDVADRMIKLESGKIIYDGVPAAC; encoded by the coding sequence ATGAATGTAATTCGATTTTTCGCGCGTAACGCACGCTCTAAACTGCTCGTTGCCGTAATCGCCGGCATAATCAGCGGCCTCAGCAGCATGGTTCTGCTTGCGCTCTTCGGGAACGTGTTGAGGGGAGGCAACCGCTATTCAACCTTTACCTTGCTATGTGTTCTTCTTGCGCTCTGCTTGTTTCTGCCGCTGACCCGCTTCATTTCCGAGGTGATCTTACTGCGTCTGGCCCAGGCAGAGCTGTTTGACCTTCGCATGCGGCTCAGTCGCCGGGTCCTTCAGTCTGCACTGCGTCGTCTCGAAATTCTAGGGCCCGAGCCGCTCATGACTGCTCTTACGGATGATATCCCCGGAATCGTGGAGGCACTTCAACTAATACCACCGCTGTGCCTGAATATGGCGATTGCGCTCAGCGGCCTCATTTACCTGGGCTGGCTGTCATGGCAGGTATTGCTTTTGGTTCTTGGATTTCTGGCTCTAGGTTTGTTGGTGTATCACCTGCCAATCAGGCTGTGCCTGAAACAATGGGAGGGAGCCCGTGATGAGTTGAATGTCCTGTGGGGCTATTTTAAGGATTTGACTGAAGGCGTGAAAGAGCTGAAGCTGCATTCTCGCCGACGGCATGTTTTTCTTTCTCAGGTATTGCGCCGCCCGGCGGCAGCACGGCTCAAATATTTGATCAGTGCTTTCAACTTCCATGGAATGGCCAATAGTCTTGGGCAGATGCTGGTCTTTGCAGCCATCGGGGTGATTCTCTTTTCATCCATCGGGCGTCATTCTGGCATTGGAGTCCCGGCTGGCAGCATTATTACTGTGCTCTATATCACCTCCGCGCTGCAGTTTGTCATGAATGTAATACCGCCTCTCGGGAAAGCCGACATAGCTTTGCAAACACTGGATGGTTTGACCCGGCAGCTTGAGGGCCCCGGGATACAGGAACTTCAACCAGACTTAGCTACAGATGCTGGCCCCAGGTGCGAGCGCTTAACTTTGAAGGCGATTACCCATGCTTACCACAGCAAGCAGGCGAAGGAAGCCTTTACTCTTGGGCCCATAGATATCAATCTGAAATCGGGCGAATTGGTTCTGGTGGCAGGCGGAAACGGCAGTGGCAAGACGACTCTCGCCAAAATCATTACCGGGCTCTATCCTGCAGAGACCGGGGAACTTCTGCTGGATGGCCAGCTCGTCACAGATGAAAACAGAGAGTTCTATCGCCAGCATTTCTCTGCGATCTTTTATGACTTTTATCTTTTCGAAAGCCTCTTGGGCCTGGAGAAACCGGACCTCGACAAGCACGCACGGGAACGCTTAGAGCGACTCCAATTGGACCGTGTAGTTACTGTTGAGAATGGAGCTCTTTCCACAACACAGCTGTCACAAGGACAGCGGAAACGCTTAGCCTTGCTCACTGCAACCCTGGAAGACCGTCCGATTTATGTATTCGATGAGTGGGCTGCCGACCAGGACCCGGAATTCAAGGACTTCTTCTATCGTGACCTTTTGCCGGACCTGAAGGCACAAGGCAAACTTGTTCTCATCATCTGCCATGATGACCATTACTTCGACGTGGCAGACCGCATGATCAAGTTGGAAAGTGGAAAGATCATCTACGATGGTGTGCCTGCTGCATGCTGA
- a CDS encoding amino acid adenylation domain-containing protein: MTSTAQLQVESPEGFRVSPQQRRLWGFIQQNPQVAFCAQCHVRITGPLSAERLDEAIRSLRSMHEILRTRFVVLPGTKAPVQVIGDVAAGLNEQRSVALESAVESIAEVLRDQARYTAADSGVNFTLLHVSDELHSLLVTSSGLCADATALVAMIRQLRNTYSSDPLEGSETLQYADISEWQNQILEGEAKKHDCYWKVADFSELRFPHLPFERRNSESVNFTPGVLVRDFTNRISLSTVTRQAGAPTEAVLFAIYQLLISRLSSLEQFLIGVTVDGRTPAELRDAIGLFAKPMPVAATLEQDQTFVQFVQKVSTALELARYEQAYFDAETFLSAESPQRCRLPLVFNVSPATPLPPVGTIDWEITSLEERLEPFELMLTVDIENGYLKALKFAWNKSIFDEQEITFIAEYYTDFLSQVTADPARSLRDFTLSSAMVSPLLVAKSVEESAAHGVYAWIEEQCARVPQRVAAVCGDQQITYAELNRRAALLAARLRKIGAAPDTVIAIVAQRSLDFIVAIFAVLKSGAAWLPVDPDTPAERIKYMIAQSAAIAALVENGTDPAWQRLNIPIIHIDEPHGDTNTVQASEIKILPEQLAYVIFTSGSTGNPKGVAIEHRQLMAYVRALRADLDLPDGASYALVSTMAADLGHTPVFAALTSGGCLHVIPSTNSRDMTALAEYFQRTPVECIKIVPAHLQALCQAFPAEATFSCRVFVVGGEPLTWELTQMVQKIAPGCRVVNEYGPTETTVGVIAASAKPEKECFNTAEAPIGWPRAGVSAYVLDQSLTAVPAWVPGDLYIGGNHVGRGYIGATDLTAERFLPDPFQSIFGARMYLTGDRARRRSDGALEFLGRTDGQVKVRGYRIELSEVEAVLCRHPHVQAAIAMVIPDKNGGKLLAAWVAVGQDKVLPQELRRFVSDSLPSYMVPNVFTCVDRFKLTPNGKVDRRGLSPAAEPSGGAGVPVDEIEENLLAVWRKVLGKESVNVDDNYFVLGGDSLRVIQVVHEARRYGISIRAMDVLRCQTIRSLRKALQQERRYELFPDGVSEALLPELDISLLPSDVIDFYPISGIQTFVLQKYAENQGADGIYHIQECFHLEDQNFSRDLLEAAFKAVINRHPILRTVFYLKSSPPLQCVRSALPWKIITTDISHLDGAAQDAYIADQVKADRISLFDPANMDAPLFRIVVFLRSATQFSVLFSCHHAIMDGWGHQIFLNHLLQAYADIKSGRTPDLGSPDGTYHEFVNFEHAVAHSEQAAKFWRSYLRDVQFPPLPDFVLPALAETNDPIVISKLEPEQNQALERIAQQHAVSMQALLLAAWLELLRQWSGGPVVTTGVISNGRSEYLADPLSAVGLFWNVAPVVSRKKLPLLEQAEIVQKDLIDIQPYASYPLTELINDNGGQELFYSAFRYLNFWNSKEIPEESGLRFVGAYVVDRYPFALTCTAATGPDGRYIQLEYNSKSISLGFVKDLLSSYKNLLGELTQTVK, from the coding sequence ATGACTTCGACTGCGCAGCTTCAGGTTGAATCTCCTGAAGGGTTTCGGGTCTCTCCCCAACAGAGAAGGCTCTGGGGATTTATCCAGCAAAATCCGCAGGTTGCATTCTGCGCGCAATGTCATGTCAGGATCACTGGGCCGTTAAGTGCCGAACGGCTTGATGAAGCTATTCGCAGCCTGCGGAGCATGCACGAAATATTACGAACACGGTTTGTGGTCCTGCCGGGCACCAAGGCGCCGGTGCAGGTGATCGGGGATGTTGCCGCAGGATTGAACGAACAACGGTCCGTGGCACTTGAATCAGCAGTCGAATCGATTGCTGAAGTCCTGCGAGATCAGGCGCGATACACTGCTGCGGATTCAGGAGTGAACTTTACTCTCCTGCATGTCTCGGACGAGTTACATTCTCTGCTTGTGACTTCCTCCGGACTCTGTGCTGATGCGACCGCGCTGGTTGCAATGATTCGCCAACTGCGCAATACGTACTCCTCCGATCCGTTAGAGGGTAGTGAAACTCTGCAGTATGCGGACATTTCAGAATGGCAAAACCAGATCCTTGAAGGTGAAGCCAAAAAGCATGACTGCTACTGGAAGGTGGCAGATTTCTCGGAGTTGCGCTTCCCGCATCTGCCATTTGAACGGAGGAACTCAGAGTCCGTAAACTTCACTCCCGGAGTCCTTGTTCGTGACTTCACCAACAGAATTTCCTTGTCGACAGTAACTCGTCAGGCAGGGGCCCCCACCGAAGCTGTTCTCTTCGCCATATATCAACTTCTTATTAGCCGCCTAAGCAGCTTGGAACAGTTTTTGATCGGTGTAACAGTGGATGGACGCACGCCTGCCGAGCTGCGGGACGCTATCGGCTTGTTTGCCAAGCCAATGCCCGTAGCTGCCACTCTTGAACAGGACCAGACTTTTGTTCAGTTCGTTCAGAAAGTCAGTACAGCTTTGGAATTGGCCAGGTATGAGCAGGCGTATTTTGATGCAGAAACATTTCTTTCCGCCGAATCGCCACAACGCTGCCGCCTACCATTGGTTTTTAATGTGAGCCCGGCCACTCCATTGCCGCCGGTGGGCACAATAGATTGGGAGATCACATCACTGGAAGAGCGCCTGGAACCTTTTGAACTCATGCTCACAGTGGATATTGAAAATGGCTATCTAAAGGCCCTCAAATTTGCTTGGAATAAATCTATTTTCGATGAGCAGGAGATAACTTTCATCGCCGAGTACTACACGGACTTCTTGAGCCAAGTTACGGCTGATCCGGCCCGCTCTCTTCGTGATTTCACCCTGAGCTCTGCGATGGTTTCTCCACTGCTGGTTGCAAAATCTGTTGAAGAGAGTGCTGCTCACGGCGTGTATGCGTGGATCGAGGAGCAGTGTGCGCGCGTGCCGCAACGGGTGGCCGCGGTTTGCGGAGATCAGCAGATTACCTATGCTGAACTGAATCGGCGCGCCGCTTTGCTGGCCGCTCGCTTACGGAAAATAGGCGCTGCGCCAGATACCGTAATTGCCATTGTGGCGCAACGCTCTCTTGATTTCATCGTTGCAATCTTTGCGGTACTGAAATCTGGTGCTGCGTGGTTGCCTGTTGATCCTGATACTCCGGCGGAACGGATCAAATATATGATCGCGCAGTCTGCGGCGATTGCTGCACTGGTGGAAAATGGCACAGATCCTGCCTGGCAGCGGCTTAACATCCCCATTATTCATATTGATGAACCTCATGGGGACACAAATACTGTTCAGGCATCTGAAATAAAAATCCTTCCCGAACAGTTGGCATATGTGATTTTTACCTCTGGCTCTACCGGTAATCCAAAAGGCGTGGCCATCGAACATCGCCAGCTTATGGCGTATGTGCGCGCACTCAGAGCTGACTTGGATTTGCCCGATGGGGCCAGCTATGCCCTGGTTTCAACCATGGCCGCAGACCTGGGCCATACTCCCGTCTTTGCGGCCCTGACTTCCGGTGGTTGTCTTCATGTGATTCCATCTACCAACTCCAGGGACATGACGGCCTTAGCGGAATACTTCCAGCGAACGCCCGTAGAGTGCATCAAGATTGTTCCTGCCCATCTGCAAGCGCTGTGTCAAGCATTTCCGGCGGAAGCGACATTTAGCTGCCGTGTTTTCGTCGTGGGTGGCGAGCCGCTTACATGGGAATTAACGCAGATGGTGCAGAAAATTGCCCCTGGGTGCAGGGTCGTGAACGAATACGGCCCGACCGAAACAACAGTCGGGGTAATCGCCGCCTCTGCGAAACCGGAGAAGGAATGTTTCAATACCGCAGAAGCCCCCATAGGATGGCCGCGCGCTGGAGTCTCGGCTTATGTGCTCGATCAATCGCTCACAGCAGTTCCGGCCTGGGTTCCAGGTGATCTTTATATTGGTGGCAATCATGTGGGGCGGGGATACATCGGTGCGACGGACCTGACTGCAGAGCGCTTTCTTCCTGATCCGTTCCAGTCCATTTTTGGTGCCCGCATGTACTTGACGGGCGACCGTGCACGCCGCCGTAGCGATGGTGCTCTCGAATTTCTTGGAAGAACTGACGGTCAGGTAAAAGTCCGCGGATATCGGATCGAATTGAGCGAGGTGGAAGCTGTACTTTGCCGTCATCCGCATGTGCAAGCCGCCATAGCCATGGTTATACCTGATAAGAACGGCGGCAAGCTGCTTGCGGCATGGGTAGCTGTGGGTCAGGATAAAGTTCTTCCACAGGAATTGCGGCGCTTTGTTTCGGACTCATTGCCCAGTTACATGGTTCCGAATGTATTCACCTGCGTGGATCGGTTCAAACTTACTCCCAATGGCAAGGTGGATCGACGGGGGCTGTCTCCCGCCGCAGAACCTTCCGGCGGCGCTGGCGTACCTGTCGACGAAATTGAAGAAAATCTTTTAGCAGTCTGGCGAAAAGTGCTTGGAAAGGAAAGCGTCAATGTGGATGACAATTACTTCGTACTGGGGGGCGATTCACTGCGAGTCATACAGGTAGTCCACGAGGCGCGGCGCTATGGGATAAGCATTCGTGCTATGGATGTCCTGCGCTGTCAGACGATTCGTAGTTTACGCAAGGCGCTCCAGCAGGAGCGCCGTTACGAACTCTTTCCCGATGGTGTTTCAGAGGCCTTGTTGCCGGAACTGGATATTTCTTTGTTGCCTTCTGACGTCATTGATTTTTATCCCATATCTGGAATTCAAACTTTTGTATTGCAGAAGTATGCAGAAAATCAGGGCGCAGATGGCATTTACCACATCCAGGAATGCTTCCATCTTGAAGATCAGAATTTTTCCAGGGATCTCCTGGAGGCTGCTTTTAAGGCGGTCATAAATCGTCATCCGATTTTAAGGACAGTTTTTTACCTCAAAAGCTCTCCGCCGTTGCAATGCGTGAGGAGTGCATTGCCTTGGAAAATAATTACTACGGATATTTCTCATTTGGATGGCGCTGCTCAAGATGCTTACATTGCAGACCAGGTCAAAGCCGATCGGATAAGCCTTTTTGATCCAGCCAACATGGATGCGCCGCTGTTTCGCATCGTTGTATTTCTCCGCTCAGCCACCCAATTCAGCGTGTTGTTTTCCTGCCATCATGCCATTATGGATGGTTGGGGACATCAGATCTTTCTCAACCATCTGCTGCAGGCATATGCAGACATAAAATCCGGCAGGACTCCTGATCTCGGAAGTCCCGATGGCACTTATCATGAATTTGTTAACTTTGAACATGCGGTCGCCCATTCGGAACAGGCTGCAAAATTCTGGCGTTCCTATTTACGGGACGTGCAGTTCCCGCCTCTCCCCGATTTTGTTTTGCCCGCTTTAGCTGAGACGAATGATCCAATTGTCATATCGAAGCTTGAGCCGGAGCAGAACCAGGCATTGGAGCGCATTGCGCAGCAGCATGCTGTCTCCATGCAGGCGCTGCTGCTCGCCGCGTGGTTGGAACTCTTGCGGCAGTGGTCGGGTGGTCCAGTGGTGACAACCGGAGTGATCTCCAACGGCAGATCAGAATATCTGGCCGATCCTCTCTCGGCAGTCGGGCTCTTCTGGAATGTAGCGCCAGTCGTTTCACGTAAGAAACTCCCGCTATTGGAGCAAGCGGAGATTGTACAGAAAGATCTGATAGATATTCAGCCGTATGCTTCTTATCCACTTACAGAACTCATTAACGATAATGGCGGACAAGAGCTTTTTTATTCAGCGTTCAGGTATTTGAATTTCTGGAACTCAAAGGAAATTCCGGAGGAAAGCGGATTACGCTTTGTGGGTGCTTATGTGGTCGATCGGTATCCGTTCGCATTAACTTGCACTGCAGCGACCGGTCCTGACGGACGATATATTCAGCTGGAATACAATTCAAAATCGATTTCTCTGGGGTTCGTTAAGGACCTCCTGAGCTCCTACAAGAATTTATTAGGGGAACTAACCCAAACTGTTAAATGA
- a CDS encoding MBL fold metallo-hydrolase — protein MLNSEPLYLRQNIQVEPLIDRWYAWPQLIPPANAARNITERHIPIMDSYISNPQAHASAAKNPKLLGGPFVDLDGKHVEEVRALRDRIKRDRSSLIKLSAALKTLDELVRGSAKGYSLHPLYPQVPDILRGYVELVYDLNNQPSFRLFESLLYRSEFYDRSQQSLMLSTIGSDDRPFILSTPRFESEDRFHLPVCFSDEVVDELFRLKEIPRAWEEIRELLRVPPESEALVRSFFTEQAPPAYPNYMGPGVRWRYFGHACILVESQGVSILLDPVLSYTYESSISRFTYLDLPDHIDYVLITHGHPDHILFETLLQLRHKIRTILVPRNGDGHLQDPSLKLLLENCGFKNVIEINEMQEVHAGKVCITGLPFMGEHADLNIKTKLAWLVKMGPHSLLFAADSCTIEPRLYQHLRREIGEIDALFLGMECDGAPLTWLYGPLLSQKLDRGMDASRRLSGSNCEQGMHIANTFGCRDVYVYAMGQEPWLNYMMSLKYTEQSRPIVESNKLIKACHEQGIVAERLFGDKEILLEPRMAPDAPDEAQSVAAGAPERSIV, from the coding sequence ATGCTGAATAGCGAGCCGTTGTACTTACGTCAGAATATCCAGGTCGAGCCTTTAATCGATCGTTGGTATGCGTGGCCGCAGCTCATTCCGCCCGCGAATGCGGCCAGGAATATCACAGAGAGACACATCCCCATTATGGACTCATATATCAGCAACCCGCAGGCCCATGCTTCTGCAGCCAAAAATCCCAAATTGCTGGGCGGGCCATTTGTAGATCTGGATGGCAAGCACGTTGAGGAAGTCCGGGCCCTGAGGGACCGCATCAAGCGCGACCGTTCGTCCCTGATCAAACTGTCTGCGGCGCTAAAGACCTTAGATGAATTAGTTCGGGGAAGCGCCAAAGGCTACAGCCTGCATCCCCTCTATCCCCAGGTGCCGGACATACTTCGTGGGTATGTGGAACTCGTCTATGACCTGAACAACCAGCCCTCCTTCCGGTTGTTTGAGTCGCTTCTGTATCGCAGTGAGTTTTATGATCGTTCCCAGCAAAGCTTGATGTTATCCACCATCGGCAGCGATGACCGGCCATTCATTTTGAGCACGCCGAGGTTCGAATCTGAAGATCGCTTCCATCTGCCAGTTTGTTTCTCGGATGAAGTCGTGGATGAGCTGTTCCGATTGAAAGAAATACCGCGGGCATGGGAGGAGATTCGGGAACTGCTAAGAGTTCCTCCCGAAAGCGAGGCTCTGGTCCGTAGTTTCTTTACCGAACAAGCGCCGCCCGCTTACCCCAACTATATGGGTCCCGGAGTGCGCTGGCGTTATTTTGGGCACGCGTGCATTCTTGTCGAGTCCCAGGGCGTGTCTATTCTGCTTGATCCGGTGCTGAGTTATACCTATGAGAGTAGTATCTCTCGATTCACATATCTCGATTTGCCCGATCATATTGATTACGTGCTGATTACTCACGGCCATCCGGACCACATTCTTTTCGAAACCCTGCTTCAGCTTCGCCACAAGATCAGAACTATCCTTGTTCCACGCAACGGTGATGGCCATCTGCAGGATCCCTCGCTGAAGCTCCTGCTGGAAAACTGTGGATTCAAGAATGTAATCGAAATCAACGAAATGCAAGAAGTCCACGCCGGCAAAGTTTGCATCACCGGTCTTCCCTTCATGGGAGAACATGCCGATTTGAACATCAAGACGAAACTGGCGTGGCTGGTGAAGATGGGCCCACATTCACTGCTGTTCGCGGCGGACTCGTGCACCATTGAACCAAGGTTGTATCAGCACCTGCGCCGGGAGATTGGAGAAATCGATGCCCTGTTTCTTGGTATGGAGTGTGACGGAGCACCGCTCACGTGGCTCTATGGTCCGCTGCTCTCCCAAAAATTAGACCGCGGTATGGATGCGTCGCGCCGCTTGTCGGGTTCGAATTGCGAACAGGGAATGCACATTGCGAACACCTTCGGCTGCCGCGATGTCTACGTATACGCCATGGGCCAGGAGCCGTGGCTTAACTACATGATGAGTCTCAAATACACGGAGCAATCGCGTCCCATTGTTGAGTCAAACAAGCTCATCAAGGCATGTCACGAACAGGGAATCGTTGCGGAAAGGTTGTTCGGCGATAAGGAAATCCTGCTTGAACCCAGAATGGCGCCAGACGCCCCAGATGAAGCCCAGAGCGTTGCAGCAGGCGCACCGGAAAGGAGTATTGTATGA
- a CDS encoding DUF5989 family protein, with the protein MGMFIKELWAFLRIRKKTWITPVVGVMILIVALLILAESSVVAPFIYSLF; encoded by the coding sequence ATGGGCATGTTCATTAAAGAACTCTGGGCCTTCCTGCGGATTCGCAAGAAAACGTGGATCACTCCAGTCGTCGGTGTCATGATTCTAATTGTCGCCTTATTAATCCTGGCGGAATCGTCCGTGGTTGCGCCGTTTATCTACTCTCTCTTTTAA
- a CDS encoding cation:proton antiporter — MTNADLTSVFLVLLLLVTLAQLLGWLFVKLRQPKVVGEILAGILIGPALIGRFPFASVITDVVKQQASILSFVYWLGLLLLMFFSGAETQQLFDRHERRQVGWLTIFGTGMPFVLGLIFGRWLIHPALAGPNGNRISLIIILAAAVAVTSVPVVSKIFADLRILHTRFARLVLGVAVFEDMVLWLALAVATALASNRALDARQISSHLLITSGFFVLGLTLVPRIVKRLNTSPLNVFARQSPVAYALALLLGYCVVAGALGVSLVFAAFLAGFAVVHERSRLFADAIEAIGKVSFAFFIPVYFAIVGLKLDLVRGISLWMIIAFLVGSCCVKIASVALAGRLAGFRGMDLINLAITTNARGGPGIVLASVAFDAGIISPQFYTALVLAAVLTSQFAGAWLDYVLRKGWPLLTPAAAPEPVVQPAPEFPVAS, encoded by the coding sequence ATGACAAACGCCGACTTAACTTCCGTTTTCCTGGTACTTTTGCTCCTTGTCACATTGGCGCAATTGCTCGGTTGGCTATTCGTCAAGCTGAGGCAGCCGAAAGTCGTAGGTGAAATCCTCGCCGGCATTTTAATCGGCCCCGCACTGATTGGCCGCTTTCCATTTGCATCGGTCATCACAGACGTGGTCAAGCAGCAGGCCAGCATTCTGAGCTTCGTCTATTGGCTGGGCTTGCTATTACTGATGTTCTTTTCCGGAGCTGAGACGCAGCAACTCTTCGATCGCCATGAGAGGCGGCAAGTGGGATGGCTGACGATCTTTGGCACCGGTATGCCCTTTGTCCTGGGGCTGATATTTGGCCGATGGTTAATTCATCCTGCTTTGGCTGGACCTAATGGCAACCGCATCTCCCTCATCATCATTCTTGCGGCGGCTGTGGCAGTTACGTCAGTACCCGTGGTTTCGAAGATTTTTGCCGACCTCAGAATCCTGCACACACGGTTTGCCCGGCTCGTGCTCGGCGTGGCGGTGTTCGAAGATATGGTATTGTGGCTGGCCCTCGCAGTGGCAACGGCCTTGGCCAGCAATAGGGCGCTCGATGCAAGGCAGATCTCATCCCATCTGCTCATTACCTCAGGTTTCTTCGTGCTCGGGTTAACGCTTGTCCCCCGAATAGTAAAGCGGCTGAATACATCACCACTTAATGTATTTGCCAGGCAGTCACCGGTGGCTTACGCCCTTGCCCTTCTGCTTGGATATTGCGTTGTGGCTGGCGCGCTTGGAGTAAGCCTTGTGTTTGCAGCTTTTCTAGCCGGGTTTGCCGTTGTGCATGAGAGGAGCAGGTTGTTTGCAGATGCAATTGAAGCCATAGGGAAAGTTTCATTTGCGTTCTTTATTCCTGTCTACTTCGCCATTGTTGGATTGAAGCTTGACTTGGTCCGGGGCATATCACTCTGGATGATTATTGCTTTCCTCGTTGGAAGTTGCTGCGTAAAGATTGCTTCTGTCGCATTGGCCGGCAGATTGGCAGGTTTTCGCGGAATGGATCTGATCAACCTGGCCATCACAACTAACGCGCGTGGTGGACCAGGTATTGTTTTGGCAAGCGTGGCTTTCGATGCTGGGATTATCAGTCCGCAGTTCTACACAGCGCTCGTGCTGGCTGCGGTTCTGACTTCTCAATTTGCGGGAGCGTGGCTGGATTACGTTTTGCGCAAAGGTTGGCCGCTGCTAACCCCCGCTGCCGCTCCTGAACCTGTTGTTCAACCGGCGCCGGAATTCCCGGTTGCCTCTTGA